A genome region from Hydrogenoanaerobacterium saccharovorans includes the following:
- a CDS encoding PfkB family carbohydrate kinase: MTERERQLLNWIEENPLISQQELAQRAGITRSSVAVHISNLMKKGLIQGKGYIVQTSPYVVVVGGANIDIYGYPNAPLIPRDSNPGTVSMALGGVGRNIAHNLSLLGENVKMITAVGEDLYAQQIARSCRELGIDLTNSLTIPNEATSTYLFISNHMGDMELAISDMDIYKHITPEYLLRKIDVIRNARICVADTNAPQKTLEYLAENCGCPLFVDTVSTVKATKLQGILDKIHTIKPNRLEAELLTGIAITDNHSLKKAAQHFIKLGVKQVFISLGAEGVYCADKTTSVHLPCYPSEVVNTTGAGDSFLAALAWGYLNGLSLEDSARAGLAASSICVASKETISPHISTENILSVMNQ, from the coding sequence ATGACCGAACGGGAGCGCCAGTTGCTTAACTGGATTGAAGAAAACCCTTTGATTTCACAGCAAGAACTTGCACAGCGCGCAGGCATCACCCGTTCTTCGGTAGCTGTACACATCTCTAATCTGATGAAAAAAGGATTGATTCAAGGGAAAGGGTACATTGTGCAAACAAGCCCTTATGTGGTGGTTGTAGGCGGTGCAAACATTGATATTTATGGGTACCCAAATGCGCCTCTTATTCCGCGCGATTCCAATCCCGGTACAGTTAGTATGGCACTTGGCGGCGTAGGGCGAAATATAGCACATAATCTTTCGCTGCTTGGCGAGAATGTAAAGATGATAACCGCAGTGGGCGAGGATTTGTATGCACAGCAAATTGCCCGCAGCTGCCGTGAACTGGGCATTGATTTAACCAACTCGCTTACAATCCCCAACGAAGCAACGTCAACCTATCTTTTTATTTCAAACCATATGGGAGATATGGAACTTGCTATTTCGGATATGGATATATACAAACACATAACGCCCGAATATCTTTTACGCAAAATTGACGTAATACGCAATGCACGTATTTGCGTTGCAGATACCAATGCCCCACAGAAGACGTTGGAATATTTAGCCGAAAATTGCGGCTGCCCCCTGTTTGTGGATACTGTATCTACTGTAAAAGCAACAAAACTGCAAGGGATACTGGATAAAATACATACAATAAAGCCCAATCGTTTAGAAGCCGAACTATTAACAGGCATTGCTATTACAGACAACCATTCGCTTAAAAAAGCAGCACAGCACTTTATAAAATTAGGTGTTAAACAGGTGTTTATTTCGCTTGGCGCAGAGGGCGTTTACTGTGCCGATAAAACCACAAGTGTACATCTGCCCTGCTACCCTTCTGAAGTTGTAAACACCACCGGCGCCGGAGACAGTTTTTTAGCCGCGCTTGCTTGGGGGTATTTAAACGGATTATCTTTGGAGGATTCTGCGCGAGCGGGTCTTGCGGCATCCAGCATTTGCGTAGCAAGCAAGGAGACAATCAGCCCGCATATCAGCACAGAAAACATTCTCTCTGTCATGAATCAATAG
- a CDS encoding YlmC/YmxH family sporulation protein has product MHCRVADLRYRDVINIKDGCRLGCVNDIEIDTCSARVLCIVIYGRPRCFGLLGREDDIIIPWDNIEVIGEDTVLVCCDNKSTQKRKRFFEKFMQ; this is encoded by the coding sequence ATGCATTGCAGAGTGGCTGATCTGCGTTACCGCGACGTAATCAACATCAAGGACGGGTGCCGATTGGGATGTGTTAATGATATTGAGATTGACACTTGCTCGGCACGTGTATTGTGCATTGTTATTTATGGGCGGCCAAGATGCTTTGGTTTGCTCGGCAGGGAGGATGATATCATTATCCCTTGGGATAATATAGAAGTAATCGGAGAAGATACTGTATTGGTATGCTGCGATAATAAAAGTACGCAAAAAAGAAAAAGATTCTTTGAAAAATTTATGCAATAA
- the sigG gene encoding RNA polymerase sporulation sigma factor SigG translates to MYLNKVEICGVNTSKLPTLKETETRELLAKAQQGDKNARDKLIQGNLRLVLSVVQKFSNRGENMDDLFQVGCIGLIKSIDNFNLDLDVRYSTYGVPMIIGEIRRYLRDNNAIRVSRSLRDTAYKAMQTKERLTNLYSKEPTIEQIAEDMGVKKEDVVLALEAIVEPVSLFEPVYSDSGDTIYVMDQVGDKNDDSNWLDEISLKEAITNLNDREKRILSLRFFQGKTQMEVASEVGISQAQVSRLEKGALSKIKKQI, encoded by the coding sequence ATGTATCTGAACAAGGTTGAAATCTGCGGGGTAAACACTTCGAAACTGCCAACTTTAAAAGAAACGGAAACTCGCGAACTGCTTGCAAAAGCTCAGCAAGGAGATAAGAATGCGCGCGATAAGTTAATTCAGGGCAATCTAAGGCTAGTATTGAGTGTTGTGCAAAAGTTCTCGAATCGCGGGGAAAATATGGATGATTTATTTCAGGTAGGTTGCATTGGGCTGATTAAATCAATTGATAATTTTAATCTTGACTTGGATGTGCGCTACAGCACCTATGGAGTTCCTATGATTATAGGCGAGATTCGACGCTATTTGCGCGACAACAACGCGATTCGTGTAAGCCGCTCTTTAAGAGATACAGCCTATAAGGCAATGCAGACCAAAGAACGCTTAACCAATTTATATTCAAAAGAGCCTACTATTGAGCAAATTGCTGAAGATATGGGAGTTAAAAAAGAAGATGTTGTTTTGGCACTGGAAGCAATAGTAGAACCTGTTTCTCTGTTTGAACCTGTATATTCCGATTCAGGCGATACAATTTATGTAATGGACCAAGTGGGGGATAAAAATGATGACAGCAACTGGCTGGATGAAATTTCGTTGAAAGAGGCAATTACAAACCTCAATGATAGAGAAAAACGAATTTTATCGCTGCGTTTTTTTCAGGGAAAAACCCAAATGGAAGTTGCTTCAGAGGTTGGTATTTCTCAGGCACAGGTAAGCCGCCTGGAGAAGGGCGCTTTATCAAAAATAAAAAAACAAATCTGA
- the sigE gene encoding RNA polymerase sporulation sigma factor SigE: protein MERLLTIGCQKFKGTWLWRLISALELGGKVFYINGPESLPPPLTREEEAVVFTGLENNDSSARQVLITHNLRLVVYIARKFESTGIGVEDLISIGTIGLIKAVNTFCPSRNIKLATYASRCIENEILMFLRKTQSLKNEVSIDEPLNIDWDGNELLLSDILGTESDSVNKNIESDVEKSILHEAVNRLSERERNIMQLRFGLLDGIEHTQKEVADMIGISQSYISRLEKRIIKRLKKELERIV from the coding sequence ATGGAAAGGCTTCTAACAATCGGATGTCAAAAATTCAAGGGAACATGGCTTTGGCGGCTTATTAGCGCGTTAGAACTCGGCGGAAAGGTTTTCTACATCAATGGGCCTGAAAGTCTGCCGCCACCGTTAACTCGCGAAGAGGAGGCGGTTGTGTTCACCGGGCTTGAAAATAACGACAGCAGCGCGCGGCAAGTGCTCATCACACATAATCTCAGATTGGTGGTGTACATAGCGCGAAAATTTGAATCCACAGGCATCGGTGTAGAAGATCTTATCTCTATCGGTACAATTGGGCTTATTAAGGCAGTAAACACCTTCTGTCCCAGCCGTAACATCAAACTTGCAACCTATGCTTCACGATGCATTGAAAACGAAATTCTTATGTTCCTGCGAAAGACGCAAAGTTTGAAAAATGAGGTTTCTATTGATGAGCCGCTTAATATTGACTGGGATGGAAACGAACTGCTATTATCGGATATACTCGGTACAGAGAGCGACAGCGTGAACAAAAACATAGAAAGTGATGTTGAAAAAAGCATTTTGCACGAGGCGGTCAATCGTCTTTCTGAACGAGAACGAAATATTATGCAGCTGCGGTTTGGCTTGCTTGATGGGATAGAGCATACCCAAAAAGAGGTTGCAGATATGATTGGCATCTCTCAATCTTACATTTCGCGTTTAGAAAAACGTATTATAAAACGTCTGAAAAAAGAACTGGAAAGAATTGTATAA
- the rpsB gene encoding 30S ribosomal protein S2: MAVVSMKQLLEAGVHFGHQTRRWNPKMAQYIFTERNGIYIIDLQKTVKKLEEAYMFVREVSAEGGEVLFVGTKKQAGDSVKEEAERAGAHFVNARWLGGMLTNFKTIQRRIARLAQLRKMEEDGTFDRLPKKEVIKLELEIEKLEKFMGGIKEMKKLPGAMFVVDPRKEKIAVAEAKKLGIPVVAIVDTNCDPDEVDYVIPGNDDAIRAVKLIAQTMADAIIEGRQGSTAVADASAEEKIAENDAE; encoded by the coding sequence ATGGCAGTAGTATCCATGAAACAGCTTCTTGAGGCCGGTGTTCACTTTGGACATCAGACAAGACGTTGGAACCCTAAAATGGCACAGTACATCTTTACAGAGCGTAACGGTATTTACATCATTGACTTGCAGAAAACCGTTAAAAAACTTGAAGAGGCTTACATGTTTGTACGTGAAGTATCTGCAGAGGGCGGCGAAGTTCTGTTCGTAGGTACCAAAAAACAAGCAGGTGATTCCGTTAAAGAAGAAGCAGAGCGTGCAGGTGCGCATTTTGTAAACGCAAGATGGCTTGGCGGTATGCTTACAAACTTTAAAACCATTCAGCGCAGAATTGCTCGTCTTGCTCAACTTCGCAAAATGGAAGAAGACGGTACTTTTGACCGTTTGCCTAAAAAAGAGGTTATCAAACTCGAGCTTGAGATTGAAAAACTCGAAAAATTCATGGGCGGCATCAAAGAGATGAAAAAGCTCCCCGGCGCAATGTTCGTTGTAGACCCCCGCAAAGAAAAAATTGCTGTTGCAGAGGCTAAAAAACTGGGCATTCCCGTTGTTGCTATTGTTGATACCAACTGTGACCCAGATGAAGTAGATTACGTTATCCCTGGTAACGATGATGCTATCCGTGCTGTTAAACTGATTGCTCAGACAATGGCAGATGCTATCATTGAAGGCAGACAGGGCAGCACAGCAGTTGCAGACGCATCTGCTGAAGAGAAAATTGCTGAGAACGACGCTGAATAA
- a CDS encoding sigma-E processing peptidase SpoIIGA has protein sequence MVVYVDILICINLIVNYFLILATCRFCQRKPLRLRLFLASFLGAIYALVLFARGLPPWVLLASKLIISAAMVRIAFRYISPKQYIKEYLVFFTVNFIFAGLMLALWLVITPKGMLFNNGIVYFNISAVMLIGFTAIAYGATEIFTRLYKKQGADTTMYYVTIELGQKQILLTGFFDTGNTLKDVYTGYPVVVCDFEAIHPILPSSMVDIFSTPIEQTDHLERLISTHTGNKFKLIPYTAVGFSGILPAFIPDRMILQSGNLSYQVENVYVAVSRQKLCKGDYDLLLNSEMMPLEQSYKNKTDKLNGWLRC, from the coding sequence ATGGTTGTGTATGTAGATATCCTTATCTGCATTAATCTAATTGTAAACTATTTTTTAATACTTGCCACATGCCGATTTTGTCAAAGAAAGCCATTGCGGTTACGGCTGTTTTTAGCAAGTTTTTTAGGTGCAATCTATGCTTTGGTTTTATTTGCGCGAGGGTTGCCGCCTTGGGTTTTGCTTGCATCAAAACTGATTATTTCCGCGGCAATGGTGCGCATTGCGTTTCGGTATATCAGTCCGAAACAATACATAAAAGAATACCTTGTTTTTTTTACCGTAAACTTTATTTTTGCAGGATTAATGCTTGCACTTTGGCTTGTGATTACTCCCAAAGGTATGCTGTTTAATAACGGAATAGTCTACTTTAATATATCAGCTGTAATGCTTATAGGCTTTACAGCAATTGCTTACGGAGCTACAGAAATTTTTACAAGATTATATAAAAAACAAGGAGCGGATACCACTATGTATTATGTCACCATTGAACTTGGGCAAAAACAAATTTTACTAACAGGCTTCTTTGATACGGGGAATACGCTCAAAGACGTATACACAGGATATCCTGTTGTAGTATGTGATTTTGAGGCAATCCATCCTATTTTGCCAAGCAGTATGGTTGATATTTTTTCAACTCCAATCGAACAGACTGATCATTTAGAACGCTTGATATCGACACATACAGGCAACAAATTCAAGCTGATTCCTTATACTGCTGTGGGATTCAGCGGAATTTTGCCTGCGTTTATCCCTGATCGCATGATACTGCAAAGTGGTAATCTTAGTTATCAGGTAGAAAATGTTTACGTTGCTGTTTCACGGCAAAAGCTTTGCAAGGGCGACTATGATTTGTTGCTTAATTCAGAAATGATGCCGCTTGAGCAATCTTACAAAAATAAAACAGATAAACTAAATGGATGGCTCAGATGTTAA
- the tsf gene encoding translation elongation factor Ts: MAFTAKDVQALRERTGCGMMDCKKALTEANGEMEKAIELLREKGLAAAAKKASRIAAEGVVLDYVDEAKKVGVVIEVNAETDFVAKNEKFTAFVENCAKTVAEQNPADVEALLACKASGMDTTVEEELREKILTIGENMKIRRFARFEGELVTYVHGGGRIGVMVKFDTDAATGAKPEFKEMAKDVAMQIAAITPAYLNEQAVPAEIIEKEKEIMMVQIQNDEKTKNKPAQVIEKMIEGKIKKFYKENCLVDQSFIKNGDISVGQFVADTAKALGGSIAINTFVRFEKGEGLEKREDNFADEVASMMK, from the coding sequence ATGGCTTTTACAGCAAAAGACGTGCAGGCGCTTCGTGAAAGAACCGGCTGCGGAATGATGGATTGTAAAAAAGCACTGACTGAGGCAAACGGCGAGATGGAAAAAGCTATTGAGCTTCTCCGTGAAAAAGGTCTTGCTGCTGCTGCTAAAAAAGCAAGTCGTATCGCTGCAGAGGGTGTTGTTCTCGATTATGTTGACGAGGCTAAAAAAGTCGGCGTTGTAATCGAAGTGAACGCTGAGACCGATTTCGTTGCTAAAAACGAAAAATTCACAGCATTTGTTGAGAATTGCGCTAAAACTGTTGCAGAGCAGAACCCTGCCGATGTAGAGGCACTTCTTGCTTGCAAAGCATCCGGTATGGACACAACCGTTGAGGAAGAGCTGAGAGAAAAAATTCTTACCATTGGCGAAAACATGAAAATTCGTCGTTTTGCAAGATTCGAGGGTGAACTGGTTACCTACGTACATGGCGGCGGCAGAATCGGCGTAATGGTTAAGTTTGATACAGACGCTGCAACAGGTGCAAAACCCGAATTTAAAGAGATGGCAAAAGACGTTGCTATGCAAATTGCTGCAATCACACCTGCTTATCTCAATGAGCAAGCTGTTCCTGCAGAAATAATTGAAAAAGAAAAAGAAATCATGATGGTTCAAATCCAGAATGATGAGAAAACAAAAAACAAACCTGCTCAGGTTATCGAGAAGATGATAGAAGGTAAAATCAAGAAGTTCTACAAAGAGAACTGTCTTGTTGACCAGTCTTTCATCAAAAACGGCGATATTTCCGTTGGTCAGTTTGTTGCAGATACTGCAAAAGCTCTCGGTGGTTCTATTGCAATCAACACCTTTGTACGTTTTGAAAAAGGTGAAGGTCTTGAGAAGAGAGAAGACAACTTTGCAGATGAAGTTGCCAGCATGATGAAATAA
- a CDS encoding pseudouridine-5'-phosphate glycosidase, which yields MENFKNYLEISAEVQQALDAGQPVVALESTIISHGMPYPQNVETALNVEKIVRQNGAIPATVAIIGGKLKVGLSKQEITHLGKKGLDVIKASRRDMPILATKGEDGATTVAATMIIAAFAGISIFSTGGIGGVHRGAETTMDISADLEELAMTPVMVVCAGAKSILDLGLTLEYLETKGVAVLGYQTKELPAFYTRESGYYVDYRMDSPAEIASAFKTKQDLGLKGGMLVTNPIPQQYAMEHDYITAKIEEAVKEANQLGIKGKETTPFLLDKIKQITSGTSLEANIQLVYNNAALAAQIAVQLSQMQHASSLTFDL from the coding sequence ATGGAAAATTTCAAAAATTATCTTGAGATTTCTGCTGAGGTACAGCAGGCACTTGATGCCGGACAACCTGTTGTCGCGTTGGAATCTACGATTATTTCGCATGGTATGCCCTACCCACAGAATGTTGAAACGGCGCTTAATGTAGAAAAGATTGTGCGCCAAAACGGAGCCATTCCCGCGACGGTTGCTATTATAGGCGGCAAATTAAAAGTTGGTCTTTCTAAACAAGAGATTACCCATCTGGGAAAAAAGGGGCTTGATGTAATTAAAGCAAGCCGACGTGATATGCCCATTCTTGCTACAAAAGGCGAAGACGGTGCCACTACGGTAGCCGCCACGATGATTATTGCAGCTTTTGCAGGAATTTCGATATTTTCCACCGGCGGTATAGGCGGGGTTCACCGCGGTGCCGAAACCACCATGGATATATCGGCAGACCTTGAAGAACTTGCAATGACACCTGTTATGGTGGTTTGCGCAGGGGCCAAATCGATTCTTGACTTGGGTTTAACACTGGAATACCTTGAAACAAAAGGGGTTGCAGTATTGGGATATCAAACAAAAGAACTTCCCGCTTTTTACACCCGTGAAAGCGGATATTATGTGGATTATCGGATGGATTCTCCTGCCGAAATTGCAAGTGCTTTTAAAACAAAACAAGACTTAGGGCTAAAAGGCGGTATGCTGGTTACCAATCCAATACCACAGCAATATGCTATGGAACATGATTACATTACAGCAAAAATAGAAGAGGCAGTAAAAGAAGCGAATCAGCTCGGAATCAAAGGCAAAGAAACAACGCCGTTTTTGCTGGATAAAATTAAGCAAATCACCTCTGGAACAAGTTTGGAAGCAAATATTCAGCTCGTTTATAATAACGCAGCATTGGCAGCTCAGATTGCAGTGCAGCTATCTCAAATGCAGCATGCATCTTCACTGACATTTGATTTGTAA
- the leuC gene encoding 3-isopropylmalate dehydratase large subunit: MGMTMSQKILADKAGLSQVAAGELIYADVDMVLGNDITTPVAIREYEAYHCGEVFNKDKISIVLDHFTPSKDIKAAELCATCRDFANKNNIEHFYDVGTMGIEHALLPEQGIVAAGELIVGADSHTCTYGALGAFSTGFGSTDMAAAMATGKCWFKVPAAIKFELTGKPREWVSGKDIILYIIGKIGVDGALYKSMEFTGEGIRYLSMDDRFTIANMAIEAGAKNGIFPVDESTQAYMKDRVKRPYRVYSADLDAIYDKTYTIDLSAIEPTVAFPHLPENARPAKDATDIKIDQVIIGSCTNGRFSDLAIAAAILKNRRVAKNVRTIIIPATQQIYLDAMKAGYLETFIKAGCAVSTPTCGPCLGGHMGIMAAGERTVATTNRNFIGRMGHVASEVYLASPAVAAASAVRGSICTPDLL, encoded by the coding sequence ATGGGAATGACAATGAGTCAAAAAATATTGGCAGATAAGGCAGGTCTTTCTCAGGTAGCTGCGGGCGAGCTGATTTATGCCGACGTTGATATGGTGCTCGGTAACGATATTACAACACCTGTAGCAATTCGCGAGTATGAAGCTTACCATTGCGGTGAAGTTTTTAATAAAGATAAAATTTCGATTGTACTCGACCATTTTACCCCGAGTAAAGATATCAAAGCGGCGGAACTTTGCGCTACGTGCCGTGATTTTGCAAACAAAAATAATATCGAGCATTTTTATGATGTAGGGACAATGGGCATTGAACATGCTTTATTGCCCGAGCAGGGGATTGTGGCAGCAGGTGAATTGATTGTAGGTGCCGACAGCCATACCTGTACCTATGGTGCTTTGGGCGCGTTTTCTACGGGTTTTGGTTCTACCGATATGGCTGCAGCTATGGCAACCGGAAAATGCTGGTTTAAAGTGCCCGCCGCTATCAAATTTGAACTGACAGGAAAGCCTAGAGAATGGGTAAGCGGCAAGGATATTATTCTTTATATCATCGGTAAAATTGGTGTAGACGGTGCGCTTTATAAATCGATGGAATTTACCGGTGAGGGTATTCGGTATCTTTCTATGGATGACCGTTTTACCATTGCGAATATGGCGATTGAAGCAGGTGCAAAAAACGGTATTTTTCCGGTAGATGAAAGTACTCAAGCTTATATGAAAGATAGGGTAAAGCGTCCGTATAGAGTTTACTCTGCAGATTTGGATGCAATATACGATAAAACGTATACAATCGATCTCTCCGCTATTGAGCCAACGGTTGCATTTCCGCATTTACCCGAGAATGCCCGCCCTGCGAAAGATGCCACCGATATAAAAATTGATCAGGTAATCATTGGTTCGTGTACCAACGGCAGGTTCAGTGATCTTGCAATCGCTGCGGCTATTCTTAAAAACCGTCGTGTTGCCAAAAATGTGCGCACAATTATAATCCCTGCCACACAGCAGATATATCTTGATGCAATGAAAGCCGGATATCTCGAAACCTTTATTAAAGCTGGATGTGCAGTATCAACGCCAACCTGCGGCCCTTGTCTCGGTGGACATATGGGTATCATGGCGGCAGGCGAACGAACAGTTGCCACGACGAACCGCAATTTTATAGGGCGCATGGGGCACGTTGCTTCCGAAGTGTATTTGGCATCTCCTGCCGTTGCTGCTGCGTCCGCAGTGCGCGGCAGCATCTGTACACCCGATTTGTTGTAA
- the leuD gene encoding 3-isopropylmalate dehydratase small subunit translates to MGKVFKYGDNIDTDVIIPARFLNIMDRKELATHCMEDIDIDFAKNVLHGDIIVGGANFGCGSSREHAPMVIKENGISCIIAISFARIFYRNAINIGMPILECREACERIEVADEVTIDFDTGLITNHTKNENYQGQPFPQFIKEIIQAGGLMNWIGK, encoded by the coding sequence ATGGGAAAAGTGTTTAAGTACGGCGATAACATTGATACCGACGTAATTATTCCTGCAAGATTTCTAAATATTATGGACCGCAAGGAATTAGCCACTCATTGTATGGAAGATATTGATATAGATTTTGCGAAAAATGTACTTCACGGAGATATTATTGTAGGCGGAGCTAATTTCGGTTGTGGTTCATCGCGTGAGCACGCACCTATGGTGATTAAAGAAAATGGAATATCGTGCATTATAGCAATCAGTTTTGCTCGTATTTTCTACCGCAATGCCATTAACATCGGTATGCCAATTTTGGAATGTAGAGAAGCCTGTGAACGAATAGAGGTAGCGGATGAGGTTACGATAGATTTTGATACTGGATTGATAACCAACCATACTAAAAATGAAAACTATCAAGGTCAGCCTTTCCCGCAGTTTATCAAAGAAATTATTCAAGCAGGCGGTTTAATGAATTGGATTGGCAAATAA
- a CDS encoding bifunctional metallophosphatase/5'-nucleotidase produces the protein MKMKKIVALFLVAVLALVPLSVCTFAADNSTTITIFHTNDQHGRFVGDEKNGIVGIDRIAAVKDSVPNSILIDAGDAIHGLPIATINKGEDAIMLMSKAGYDYMTTGNHDYNYGYQRLQELKDKASFKILASNVTKDGKCIFDDTDIKTINGVKIGFLGLATEETKSMTMPSNVEGLTFENAVDTAKARVSSLKQQGAQVIIAIAHLGVVENGATTSQALAQKTDGIDVIIDGHSHTVLEKGNTVKNTLIAQTGNYENNLGKIELIVDKSGKVTSKKATLMTGADLLKQIQPKADVQKMLTDITAEQKTVLDQVVGKSGSSFSAERAPGLRTQEAPLGSLLADSNRAYAKADITICNGGSARADIKEGTLTKGDVISVLPFGNNVQVKKVTPVILKSALENGVSGIILNKNGSIDHEASAQGKFPQVSGFKYTYNPTLPAGSRIVDITLDNGMHLDLKDNTTQLTISGSNFLLSGGDGYEMFKPLPVYRELGAEDEALAQYIAEQGTITAPALGRITISTSTNPSTGSSYGAITMGILFLAVAASQAIVHNKRK, from the coding sequence ATGAAAATGAAGAAAATTGTTGCTCTTTTCCTAGTTGCGGTACTGGCGTTAGTACCTTTGTCTGTATGTACATTTGCAGCAGACAACAGCACTACCATCACCATTTTTCATACCAACGATCAGCATGGTCGTTTTGTTGGTGATGAAAAAAACGGCATCGTTGGCATTGACCGCATTGCAGCTGTTAAAGACAGTGTTCCTAACAGTATTCTGATTGATGCAGGCGATGCAATTCATGGTCTTCCTATAGCAACGATCAATAAAGGCGAAGATGCAATTATGCTGATGAGTAAAGCCGGCTACGATTATATGACTACAGGTAACCACGATTATAATTATGGGTATCAGCGCCTGCAGGAACTAAAAGACAAAGCAAGCTTTAAAATTTTAGCATCCAATGTTACAAAAGACGGTAAATGTATTTTTGATGATACCGATATTAAAACCATAAATGGCGTTAAAATAGGCTTTTTGGGTCTTGCAACAGAAGAAACCAAAAGCATGACTATGCCAAGCAACGTGGAAGGTTTAACTTTTGAAAATGCCGTCGATACCGCGAAAGCTCGTGTATCTTCTTTAAAACAACAAGGTGCTCAGGTTATTATTGCAATCGCGCATCTTGGTGTTGTAGAAAATGGTGCTACCACATCGCAGGCTTTGGCACAAAAAACAGACGGTATTGATGTCATCATTGACGGGCACAGCCATACTGTTTTAGAGAAAGGCAACACTGTAAAAAACACCCTCATTGCTCAAACCGGGAACTATGAAAATAATTTAGGTAAAATTGAACTCATCGTAGATAAATCCGGTAAAGTTACCTCTAAAAAAGCAACTCTGATGACCGGTGCAGACTTATTAAAACAGATTCAGCCCAAAGCGGATGTTCAAAAGATGCTTACAGATATCACTGCTGAACAAAAAACAGTTCTCGATCAGGTTGTAGGCAAATCGGGCAGTAGTTTTTCGGCAGAACGAGCACCGGGCTTACGTACACAAGAGGCACCTTTGGGCAGCTTACTTGCAGACAGCAACCGTGCCTATGCAAAAGCTGATATCACCATTTGCAACGGCGGGTCTGCTCGTGCAGACATCAAAGAAGGTACACTTACAAAAGGTGATGTTATCTCGGTGTTGCCGTTCGGCAATAATGTACAGGTAAAGAAAGTAACACCTGTAATCCTTAAATCAGCACTTGAAAATGGAGTCAGCGGTATTATTTTAAATAAGAACGGCTCCATCGACCATGAGGCATCAGCACAGGGTAAATTCCCGCAGGTTTCAGGCTTTAAGTATACATACAACCCCACTTTGCCTGCAGGCAGCCGCATTGTAGACATTACGCTGGATAATGGAATGCATTTGGACTTGAAGGATAATACAACACAGCTTACAATATCCGGCTCCAACTTTTTGTTAAGCGGCGGTGACGGATACGAAATGTTTAAGCCTTTGCCTGTTTACCGCGAACTTGGTGCAGAGGATGAGGCGCTTGCGCAGTACATAGCAGAACAGGGGACAATCACAGCTCCTGCGCTTGGCAGAATTACAATCAGCACATCCACAAATCCGTCTACCGGCAGTTCTTACGGCGCAATCACTATGGGGATACTTTTTCTTGCAGTTGCAGCATCCCAGGCCATCGTCCATAATAAACGCAAATAA